In Salvelinus namaycush isolate Seneca chromosome 20, SaNama_1.0, whole genome shotgun sequence, the following proteins share a genomic window:
- the LOC120065366 gene encoding protein bicaudal D homolog 2-like isoform X1, with translation MSVEEQEYPEATLVAEAGPQWFRAELERLSRELSETTHEKIQAAEYGLAVLEEKQQLKQRYDELETEFETVRQELDQLKEAFGQAYSTHRKVAADGESREESLMLESASKEAHYQQMVLELQNELRLARTALTSNQSENERLASVALEMRESSELVELQRSQLRDDIREYKVREARLLQDYSELEDENISLQKQVSLLRQSQVEFEGLKHEICRLEEDSQCLHSQLEEAMRLREIAERQLTEALETIKTEREQKAALRKELSHYMTIGDNLLLYHHSPLNISLDGLKFSEDPTAATNETNNDDSFHGYENGLAKMAADCNEDNRAKLRPAPSLVDDLLSELNISEIQKLKQQLMQVEREKVALLSSLQEAQKQLEVAHGTLSEQQEIVGRLTENLSAMRKLQASKERHSALDSEKERDSRDDGDGDYYELDINGPEILQCKYTVAVSEAGELRQELKTLKAEYQSCRSQYEEERARLESDVAGLSEKLASLEKSSRVEHEEMERLEKDLRRVSEAAGESQGSLNVAQDELVVFSEELANLYNHVCMCNNETPNRVMLDYYKEGKASVGGGGGREGKGRRLSHVLLSNGLVPETDPSKPEASDPAASAPVSAPVSAPESRPEPMNIYNLVAIIRDQIRHLQQAVDRTTELSRQRMATMELSTVADKDSEACMGEILKLKSLLSTKREQIATLRTVLKANKHTAEVALANLKSKYDKEKTMVRDTMLKLRNELKALKEDAATFSSLRAMFATRCDEYVTQLDEMQRQLVAAEDEKKTLNSLLRMAIQQKLALTQRLEDLEFDHEQARRGGVTGAVTSSRGKTSSLARGKRASANHHTASITSCWRTVGSLGQTVAWTQN, from the exons ATGTCTGTGGAGGAACAGGAATATCCCGAGGCGACTCTGGTGGCAGAGGCCGGGCCGCAGTGGTTTCGGGCGGAATTAGAGCGCCTATCCCGGGAGCTGAGCGAGACGACTCATGAGAAGATCCAGGCGGCGGAATACGGGCTGGCGGTGCTCGAAGAGAAGCAACAACTCAAACAGCGTTATGACGAGTTGGAGACCGAGTTCGAGACTGTTCGGCAGGAACTCGACCAACTGAAGGAG gCATTCGGCCAGGCCTACTCCACCCATAGGAAGGTGGCTGCAGATGGGGAGAGCAGGGAGGAGTCACTAATGCTGGAGTCAGCCAGTAAGGAGGCCCACTACCAGCAGATGGTCCTGGAGCTGCAGAACGAGCTGCGGTTGGCCAGGACTGCCCTCACCAGCAACCAATCAGAGAATGAGCGCCTGGCCTCCGTTGCCCTGGAGATGAGAGAG AGTTCTGAGCTGGTGGAGCTGCAGCGCAGCCAACTGCGTGATGACATCAGAGAGTATAAGGTGCGAGAGGCACGCCTGCTGCAGGACTATAGTGAGCTGGAGGACGAGAACATCTCCCTGCAGAAACAGGTGTCCCTGCTCCGACAGAGCCAG GTGGAGTTTGAGGGTCTGAAGCATGAGATCTGTCGTCTGGAGGAGGACTCCCAGTGCCTCCACAGCCAGTTGGAGGAGGCCATGCGCCTGCGGGAGATCGCCGAGCGCCAGCTGACCGAGGCTCTGGAGACCATTAAGACTGAGCGCGAGCAGAAGGCCGCCCTGCGTAAAGAACTGTCCCACTACATGACCATTGGGGACAAcctgttactgtaccaccacagcCCCCTGAACATCTCCCTGGACGGCCTCAAGTTCAGCGAGGATCCCACTGCTGCCACCAACGAAACCAACAATGATGACTCGTTCCATGGCTATGAGAACGGCCTGGCTAAGATGGCTGCCGACTGCAACGAGGATAACAGAGCCAAGCTCCGGCCCGCCCCCAGCCTAGTGGATGACCTGCTGAGTGAACTCAACATCTCAGAGATCCAGAAGCTCAAGCAGCAGCTCATGCAG GTTGAGCGGGAGAAGGTAGCGCTACTTTCCTCTCTGCAGGAGGCCCAGAAGCAGCTAGAGGTGGCCCATGGGACTCTGTCTGAGCAGCAGGAGATTGTAGGACGTCTCACCGAGAACCTCAGCGCCATGAGGAAACTCCAGGCCAGCAAGGAGCGCCATTCGGCCCTGGACAGCGAGAAGGAGCGTGACAGCCGTGACGATGGTGACGGGGACTATTACGAGCTGGACATCAACGGGCCTGAGATCCTGCAGTGTAAGTACACTGTGGCTGTGTCCGAGGCCGGGGAGCTCAGACAGGAGCTTAAGACTCTTAAAGCAGAGTACCAGTCATGCCGGAGCCAGTACGAGGAGGAGCGAGCCCGCCTGGAGAGCGACGTGGCAGGGCTGAGCGAGAAGCTAGCTTCCCTGGAGAAGAGCAGCCGGGTGGAGCACGAGGAGATGGAGCGCCTGGAGAAGGACCTGCGGCGGGTGAGCGAGGCGGCGGGCGAGTCGCAGGGCAGTCTGAACGTGGCGCAGGACGAACTGGTGGTGTTCAGTGAGGAGCTGGCCAACCTCTACAACCACGTGTGCATGTGCAACAACGAGACGCCCAACCGGGTCATGCTCGACTACTACAAGGAGGGCAAGGCCAGCGTAGGTGGCGGGGGCGGCCGGGAGGGGAAAGGACGACGTCTGTCCCACGTTCTGCTCTCCAACGGGCTGGTCCCTGAAACTGACCCCAGTAAACCTGAAGCCAGTGACCCAGCCGcctcagccccagtctcagccccagtctcagccCCAGAATCACGCCCAGAGCCTATGAACATCTATAACCTGGTGGCCATCATCAGGGACCAGATCCGTCACCTGCAGCAGGCGGTGGACCGCACCACAGAGCTGTCCCGCCAGAGGATGGCCACCATGGAGCTGAGCACCGTGGCTGATAAGGACAGCGAGGCCTGCATGGGGGAGATCCTCAAACTCAAGTCCCTCCTCAGCACCAAGAGGGAGCAGATCGCCACCCTGAGGACCGTGCTCAAAGCCAACAAACAT ACGGCTGAGGTGGCGCTGGCCAACTTGAAGAGTAAATACGACAAGGAGAAGACCATGGTGAGGGATACCATGTTGAAGCTCCGCAACGAGCTGAAGGCTCTGAAAGAAGACGCTGCCACCTTCTCCTCACTACGGGCCATGTTCGCAACAAG gtGTGATGAGTACGTAACTCAGCTGGATGAGATGCAGAGACAGCTGGTTGCAGCGGAGGATGAGAAGAAGACCCTGAACTCCCTGCTCCGCATGGCCATCCAGCAGAAGCTGGCCCTGACCCAGCGTCTGGAGGACCTGGAGTTTGATCATGAACAGGCGCGCCGTGGCGGGGTTACAGGAGCAGTGACGAGCAGTCGGGGCAAGACCTCCTCGTTAGCGCGGGGCAAAAGGGCCTCGGCCAATCATCAT
- the LOC120065366 gene encoding protein bicaudal D homolog 2-like isoform X2, translating into MSVEEQEYPEATLVAEAGPQWFRAELERLSRELSETTHEKIQAAEYGLAVLEEKQQLKQRYDELETEFETVRQELDQLKEAFGQAYSTHRKVAADGESREESLMLESASKEAHYQQMVLELQNELRLARTALTSNQSENERLASVALEMRESSELVELQRSQLRDDIREYKVREARLLQDYSELEDENISLQKQVSLLRQSQVEFEGLKHEICRLEEDSQCLHSQLEEAMRLREIAERQLTEALETIKTEREQKAALRKELSHYMTIGDNLLLYHHSPLNISLDGLKFSEDPTAATNETNNDDSFHGYENGLAKMAADCNEDNRAKLRPAPSLVDDLLSELNISEIQKLKQQLMQVEREKVALLSSLQEAQKQLEVAHGTLSEQQEIVGRLTENLSAMRKLQASKERHSALDSEKERDSRDDGDGDYYELDINGPEILQCKYTVAVSEAGELRQELKTLKAEYQSCRSQYEEERARLESDVAGLSEKLASLEKSSRVEHEEMERLEKDLRRVSEAAGESQGSLNVAQDELVVFSEELANLYNHVCMCNNETPNRVMLDYYKEGKASVGGGGGREGKGRRLSHVLLSNGLVPETDPSKPEASDPAASAPVSAPVSAPESRPEPMNIYNLVAIIRDQIRHLQQAVDRTTELSRQRMATMELSTVADKDSEACMGEILKLKSLLSTKREQIATLRTVLKANKHTAEVALANLKSKYDKEKTMVRDTMLKLRNELKALKEDAATFSSLRAMFATRCDEYVTQLDEMQRQLVAAEDEKKTLNSLLRMAIQQKLALTQRLEDLEFDHEQARRGGVTGAVTSSRGKTSSLARGKRASANHHLPSPAAGGQSVP; encoded by the exons ATGTCTGTGGAGGAACAGGAATATCCCGAGGCGACTCTGGTGGCAGAGGCCGGGCCGCAGTGGTTTCGGGCGGAATTAGAGCGCCTATCCCGGGAGCTGAGCGAGACGACTCATGAGAAGATCCAGGCGGCGGAATACGGGCTGGCGGTGCTCGAAGAGAAGCAACAACTCAAACAGCGTTATGACGAGTTGGAGACCGAGTTCGAGACTGTTCGGCAGGAACTCGACCAACTGAAGGAG gCATTCGGCCAGGCCTACTCCACCCATAGGAAGGTGGCTGCAGATGGGGAGAGCAGGGAGGAGTCACTAATGCTGGAGTCAGCCAGTAAGGAGGCCCACTACCAGCAGATGGTCCTGGAGCTGCAGAACGAGCTGCGGTTGGCCAGGACTGCCCTCACCAGCAACCAATCAGAGAATGAGCGCCTGGCCTCCGTTGCCCTGGAGATGAGAGAG AGTTCTGAGCTGGTGGAGCTGCAGCGCAGCCAACTGCGTGATGACATCAGAGAGTATAAGGTGCGAGAGGCACGCCTGCTGCAGGACTATAGTGAGCTGGAGGACGAGAACATCTCCCTGCAGAAACAGGTGTCCCTGCTCCGACAGAGCCAG GTGGAGTTTGAGGGTCTGAAGCATGAGATCTGTCGTCTGGAGGAGGACTCCCAGTGCCTCCACAGCCAGTTGGAGGAGGCCATGCGCCTGCGGGAGATCGCCGAGCGCCAGCTGACCGAGGCTCTGGAGACCATTAAGACTGAGCGCGAGCAGAAGGCCGCCCTGCGTAAAGAACTGTCCCACTACATGACCATTGGGGACAAcctgttactgtaccaccacagcCCCCTGAACATCTCCCTGGACGGCCTCAAGTTCAGCGAGGATCCCACTGCTGCCACCAACGAAACCAACAATGATGACTCGTTCCATGGCTATGAGAACGGCCTGGCTAAGATGGCTGCCGACTGCAACGAGGATAACAGAGCCAAGCTCCGGCCCGCCCCCAGCCTAGTGGATGACCTGCTGAGTGAACTCAACATCTCAGAGATCCAGAAGCTCAAGCAGCAGCTCATGCAG GTTGAGCGGGAGAAGGTAGCGCTACTTTCCTCTCTGCAGGAGGCCCAGAAGCAGCTAGAGGTGGCCCATGGGACTCTGTCTGAGCAGCAGGAGATTGTAGGACGTCTCACCGAGAACCTCAGCGCCATGAGGAAACTCCAGGCCAGCAAGGAGCGCCATTCGGCCCTGGACAGCGAGAAGGAGCGTGACAGCCGTGACGATGGTGACGGGGACTATTACGAGCTGGACATCAACGGGCCTGAGATCCTGCAGTGTAAGTACACTGTGGCTGTGTCCGAGGCCGGGGAGCTCAGACAGGAGCTTAAGACTCTTAAAGCAGAGTACCAGTCATGCCGGAGCCAGTACGAGGAGGAGCGAGCCCGCCTGGAGAGCGACGTGGCAGGGCTGAGCGAGAAGCTAGCTTCCCTGGAGAAGAGCAGCCGGGTGGAGCACGAGGAGATGGAGCGCCTGGAGAAGGACCTGCGGCGGGTGAGCGAGGCGGCGGGCGAGTCGCAGGGCAGTCTGAACGTGGCGCAGGACGAACTGGTGGTGTTCAGTGAGGAGCTGGCCAACCTCTACAACCACGTGTGCATGTGCAACAACGAGACGCCCAACCGGGTCATGCTCGACTACTACAAGGAGGGCAAGGCCAGCGTAGGTGGCGGGGGCGGCCGGGAGGGGAAAGGACGACGTCTGTCCCACGTTCTGCTCTCCAACGGGCTGGTCCCTGAAACTGACCCCAGTAAACCTGAAGCCAGTGACCCAGCCGcctcagccccagtctcagccccagtctcagccCCAGAATCACGCCCAGAGCCTATGAACATCTATAACCTGGTGGCCATCATCAGGGACCAGATCCGTCACCTGCAGCAGGCGGTGGACCGCACCACAGAGCTGTCCCGCCAGAGGATGGCCACCATGGAGCTGAGCACCGTGGCTGATAAGGACAGCGAGGCCTGCATGGGGGAGATCCTCAAACTCAAGTCCCTCCTCAGCACCAAGAGGGAGCAGATCGCCACCCTGAGGACCGTGCTCAAAGCCAACAAACAT ACGGCTGAGGTGGCGCTGGCCAACTTGAAGAGTAAATACGACAAGGAGAAGACCATGGTGAGGGATACCATGTTGAAGCTCCGCAACGAGCTGAAGGCTCTGAAAGAAGACGCTGCCACCTTCTCCTCACTACGGGCCATGTTCGCAACAAG gtGTGATGAGTACGTAACTCAGCTGGATGAGATGCAGAGACAGCTGGTTGCAGCGGAGGATGAGAAGAAGACCCTGAACTCCCTGCTCCGCATGGCCATCCAGCAGAAGCTGGCCCTGACCCAGCGTCTGGAGGACCTGGAGTTTGATCATGAACAGGCGCGCCGTGGCGGGGTTACAGGAGCAGTGACGAGCAGTCGGGGCAAGACCTCCTCGTTAGCGCGGGGCAAAAGGGCCTCGGCCAATCATCAT
- the LOC120065366 gene encoding protein bicaudal D homolog 2-like isoform X3, producing MSVEEQEYPEATLVAEAGPQWFRAELERLSRELSETTHEKIQAAEYGLAVLEEKQQLKQRYDELETEFETVRQELDQLKEAFGQAYSTHRKVAADGESREESLMLESASKEAHYQQMVLELQNELRLARTALTSNQSENERLASVALEMRESSELVELQRSQLRDDIREYKVREARLLQDYSELEDENISLQKQVSLLRQSQVEFEGLKHEICRLEEDSQCLHSQLEEAMRLREIAERQLTEALETIKTEREQKAALRKELSHYMTIGDNLLLYHHSPLNISLDGLKFSEDPTAATNETNNDDSFHGYENGLAKMAADCNEDNRAKLRPAPSLVDDLLSELNISEIQKLKQQLMQVEREKVALLSSLQEAQKQLEVAHGTLSEQQEIVGRLTENLSAMRKLQASKERHSALDSEKERDSRDDGDGDYYELDINGPEILQCKYTVAVSEAGELRQELKTLKAEYQSCRSQYEEERARLESDVAGLSEKLASLEKSSRVEHEEMERLEKDLRRVSEAAGESQGSLNVAQDELVVFSEELANLYNHVCMCNNETPNRVMLDYYKEGKASVGGGGGREGKGRRLSHVLLSNGLVPETDPSKPEASDPAASAPVSAPVSAPESRPEPMNIYNLVAIIRDQIRHLQQAVDRTTELSRQRMATMELSTVADKDSEACMGEILKLKSLLSTKREQIATLRTVLKANKHTAEVALANLKSKYDKEKTMVRDTMLKLRNELKALKEDAATFSSLRAMFATRCDEYVTQLDEMQRQLVAAEDEKKTLNSLLRMAIQQKLALTQRLEDLEFDHEQARRGGVTGAVTSSRGKTSSLARGKRASANHH from the exons ATGTCTGTGGAGGAACAGGAATATCCCGAGGCGACTCTGGTGGCAGAGGCCGGGCCGCAGTGGTTTCGGGCGGAATTAGAGCGCCTATCCCGGGAGCTGAGCGAGACGACTCATGAGAAGATCCAGGCGGCGGAATACGGGCTGGCGGTGCTCGAAGAGAAGCAACAACTCAAACAGCGTTATGACGAGTTGGAGACCGAGTTCGAGACTGTTCGGCAGGAACTCGACCAACTGAAGGAG gCATTCGGCCAGGCCTACTCCACCCATAGGAAGGTGGCTGCAGATGGGGAGAGCAGGGAGGAGTCACTAATGCTGGAGTCAGCCAGTAAGGAGGCCCACTACCAGCAGATGGTCCTGGAGCTGCAGAACGAGCTGCGGTTGGCCAGGACTGCCCTCACCAGCAACCAATCAGAGAATGAGCGCCTGGCCTCCGTTGCCCTGGAGATGAGAGAG AGTTCTGAGCTGGTGGAGCTGCAGCGCAGCCAACTGCGTGATGACATCAGAGAGTATAAGGTGCGAGAGGCACGCCTGCTGCAGGACTATAGTGAGCTGGAGGACGAGAACATCTCCCTGCAGAAACAGGTGTCCCTGCTCCGACAGAGCCAG GTGGAGTTTGAGGGTCTGAAGCATGAGATCTGTCGTCTGGAGGAGGACTCCCAGTGCCTCCACAGCCAGTTGGAGGAGGCCATGCGCCTGCGGGAGATCGCCGAGCGCCAGCTGACCGAGGCTCTGGAGACCATTAAGACTGAGCGCGAGCAGAAGGCCGCCCTGCGTAAAGAACTGTCCCACTACATGACCATTGGGGACAAcctgttactgtaccaccacagcCCCCTGAACATCTCCCTGGACGGCCTCAAGTTCAGCGAGGATCCCACTGCTGCCACCAACGAAACCAACAATGATGACTCGTTCCATGGCTATGAGAACGGCCTGGCTAAGATGGCTGCCGACTGCAACGAGGATAACAGAGCCAAGCTCCGGCCCGCCCCCAGCCTAGTGGATGACCTGCTGAGTGAACTCAACATCTCAGAGATCCAGAAGCTCAAGCAGCAGCTCATGCAG GTTGAGCGGGAGAAGGTAGCGCTACTTTCCTCTCTGCAGGAGGCCCAGAAGCAGCTAGAGGTGGCCCATGGGACTCTGTCTGAGCAGCAGGAGATTGTAGGACGTCTCACCGAGAACCTCAGCGCCATGAGGAAACTCCAGGCCAGCAAGGAGCGCCATTCGGCCCTGGACAGCGAGAAGGAGCGTGACAGCCGTGACGATGGTGACGGGGACTATTACGAGCTGGACATCAACGGGCCTGAGATCCTGCAGTGTAAGTACACTGTGGCTGTGTCCGAGGCCGGGGAGCTCAGACAGGAGCTTAAGACTCTTAAAGCAGAGTACCAGTCATGCCGGAGCCAGTACGAGGAGGAGCGAGCCCGCCTGGAGAGCGACGTGGCAGGGCTGAGCGAGAAGCTAGCTTCCCTGGAGAAGAGCAGCCGGGTGGAGCACGAGGAGATGGAGCGCCTGGAGAAGGACCTGCGGCGGGTGAGCGAGGCGGCGGGCGAGTCGCAGGGCAGTCTGAACGTGGCGCAGGACGAACTGGTGGTGTTCAGTGAGGAGCTGGCCAACCTCTACAACCACGTGTGCATGTGCAACAACGAGACGCCCAACCGGGTCATGCTCGACTACTACAAGGAGGGCAAGGCCAGCGTAGGTGGCGGGGGCGGCCGGGAGGGGAAAGGACGACGTCTGTCCCACGTTCTGCTCTCCAACGGGCTGGTCCCTGAAACTGACCCCAGTAAACCTGAAGCCAGTGACCCAGCCGcctcagccccagtctcagccccagtctcagccCCAGAATCACGCCCAGAGCCTATGAACATCTATAACCTGGTGGCCATCATCAGGGACCAGATCCGTCACCTGCAGCAGGCGGTGGACCGCACCACAGAGCTGTCCCGCCAGAGGATGGCCACCATGGAGCTGAGCACCGTGGCTGATAAGGACAGCGAGGCCTGCATGGGGGAGATCCTCAAACTCAAGTCCCTCCTCAGCACCAAGAGGGAGCAGATCGCCACCCTGAGGACCGTGCTCAAAGCCAACAAACAT ACGGCTGAGGTGGCGCTGGCCAACTTGAAGAGTAAATACGACAAGGAGAAGACCATGGTGAGGGATACCATGTTGAAGCTCCGCAACGAGCTGAAGGCTCTGAAAGAAGACGCTGCCACCTTCTCCTCACTACGGGCCATGTTCGCAACAAG gtGTGATGAGTACGTAACTCAGCTGGATGAGATGCAGAGACAGCTGGTTGCAGCGGAGGATGAGAAGAAGACCCTGAACTCCCTGCTCCGCATGGCCATCCAGCAGAAGCTGGCCCTGACCCAGCGTCTGGAGGACCTGGAGTTTGATCATGAACAGGCGCGCCGTGGCGGGGTTACAGGAGCAGTGACGAGCAGTCGGGGCAAGACCTCCTCGTTAGCGCGGGGCAAAAGGGCCTCGGCCAATCATCAT